One genomic segment of Hypomesus transpacificus isolate Combined female chromosome 5, fHypTra1, whole genome shotgun sequence includes these proteins:
- the LOC124467928 gene encoding porphobilinogen deaminase-like isoform X2: protein MSGDCSNAQGGNGRVSRVIRMGTRKSQLARIQTDYVAEKLKTLYPDVHLEIVAMSTIGDKILDTALSKIGEKSLFTKELENALEKNEVDIVVHSLKDLPTTLPPGFTIGAVLQRENPHDAVVLHPKNAGLTLDALPSESVIGTSSLRRAAQLKKRFPHLEFKDIRGNLNTRLKKLDEKEDYAAIILAAAGLKRMGWEGRISQILGPDDCMYAVGQGALAVEVRARDSDILEMVSTLHHPDTVLRCIAERAFLKHLEGGCSVPVAVHTEIKDLMLSMTGAVFSLDGADSLKEDMQTSVDTGNQVEEPADTQHVGVTARNMPQSSQDAAEKLGVDLATLLLSKGAMDILTTARLLNDAR from the exons ATGTCTGGGGACTGTTCGAATGCACAG GGTGGAAATGGCAGAGTGAGTCGAGTCATCAGAATGGGGACCAGGAAGAGCCAG CTGGCCCGCATCCAGACAGACTATGTGGCTGAAAAACTCAAGACTCTGTATCCAGATGTCCATCTAGAAATAG TTGCCATGTCCACAATTGGTGACAAAATCCTGGACACTGCTTTATCAAAG ATTGGAGAGAAAAGTCTTTTTACTAAAGAGCTGGAGAATGCTTTGGAGAAGAATGA GGTAGACATTGTAGTGCACTCTTTGAAAGATCTTCCAACTACTCTGCCACCAGGGTTTACTATTGGAGCTGTGCTTCA ACGTGAAAATCCCCATGATGCAGTGGTGCTTCATCCAAAGAATGCTGGACTCACTCTGGACGCCTTGCCAAGTGAGAG TGTGATTGGGACAAGCTCCCTGCGCCGGGCTGCCCAACTGAAGAAGAGGTTTCCCCACCTGGAGTTTAAGGACATT CGAGGTAACCTCAACACTCGTCTTAAGAAGCTGGATGAGAAGGAAGACTATGCTGCCATCATcctagcagcagcaggtctgaaGAGGATGGGCTGGGAGGGACGAATCAGTCAG ATTCTGGGACCTGATGACTGTATGTATGCTGTTGGCCAG GGGGCCCTGGCCGTAGAGGTGCGGGCGCGGGATAGTGACATCTTGGAGATGGTTTCCACCCTGCACCACCCAGATACAGTGCTCCGCTGCATTGCAGAGCGTGCCTTCCTCAAACACCTG GAGGGAGGTTGCAGCGTACCAGTTGCCGTTCACACGGAAATAAAGGATTTAATG CTCTCTATGACTGGGGCGGTGTTTAGCTTGGATGGTGCAGACAGCTTGAAGGAGGACATGCAGACCAGTGTGGACACTGGGAACCAG gttgaAGAGCCAGCGGACACCCAGCATGTTGGGGTAACAGCCCGAAACATGCCACAGTCTTCCCAGGATGCAGCAGAGAAGCTGGGAGTTGACCTGGCTACTCTCCTGCTCAGTAAAGGAGCCATGGACATTCTGACTACTGCTCGGCTGCTCAATGATGCCCGTTGA
- the arcn1a gene encoding archain 1a produces the protein MVLLAAAVCTKAGKAIVSRQFVEMTRTRVEGLLAAFPKLMNTGKQHTFVETESVRYVYQPLEKLYMVLVTTKNSNILEDLETLRLFSRVIPEYCRVLEESEISEHCFDLIFAFDEIVALGYRENVNLAQIRTFTEMDSHEEKVFRAVRETQEREAKAEMRRKAKELQQARRDADRSGKKSPGFGGFGSTGISSGSTATIITDTLMELEKPKVAPTTIRPSGPSKALKLSARGKEVDDFVDKLKSEGENIILPSSGKRLSDASKTLTPPVNTESVHLRVEEKISLTCGRDGGLQNMEVLGIITLRVSDEKSGRVRLNINNGDKKGVQLQTHPNVDKKLFTSESVIGLKNPDKSFPINNDVGVLKWRLQTTDEALIPLTINCWPSESATGCDVNIEYELQEEALELNDVVICIPILPGVGSPVIGDLDGEYRHDSRRNVLEWCLPVVDVKNKTGSLEFSVAGQPNDFFPITVSFVSKGNYCDIQVTKVSQVDGESPVRFSSETSFLVDKYEIL, from the exons ATG GTGCTGTTGGCAGCGGCGGTGTGCACAAAGGCGGGCAAGGCAATAGTTTCCCGTCAGTTTGTGGAGATGACAAGGACACGTGTGGAAGGCCTGCTGGCGGCCTTCCCCAAGCTGATGAACACAGGCAAGCAGCACACCTTCGTGGAGACGGAGAGCGTGCGCTACGTTTACCAGCCCCTGGAGAAGCTCTACATGGTCCTGGTCACCACCAAGAACAGCAACAtcctggaggacctggagacgCTACGGCTCTTTTCCCGCGTG ATTCCTGAGTACTGTCGAGTGCTGGAGGAGAGTGAGATCTCTGAGCATTGCTTCGACCTCATCTTTGCGTTTGATGAGATCGTGGCTCTGGGCTACAGGGAGAACGTGAACTTAGCCCAGATCCGCACCTTCACAGAGATGGACTCTCACGAGGAGAAGGTGTTCCGCGCTGTCCGGGAG ACCCAGGAGAGGGAGGCTAAGGCAGAGATGAGACGGAAGGCCAAGGAGCTCCAGCAGGCCAGGCGAGATGCCGACCGCTCAGGGAAGAAGTCGCCTGGGTTTGGTGGGTTTGGCAGCACAGGGATCTCCAGTGGAAGCACGGCTACCATTATCACAGATACTCTCATGGAGCTTGAGAAGCCCAAGGTGGCCCCCACCACTATCAG GCCTAGTGGTCCCAGCAAGGCCTTGAAGCTGAGTGCCAGAGGGAAAGAGGTGGATGACTTTGTGGACAAGCTCAAGTCTGAGGGCGAGAACATCATCCTGCCCAGCTCTGGCAAGAGACTGTCTGATGCTTCCAAAACCCTCACCCCACCAGTCAACACAGAGAG CGTGCACCTGCGCGTCGAGGAGAAGATCAGCCTGACCTGCGGGAGAGACGGCGGGCTGCAGAACATGGAGGTCCTGGGGATCATCACCCTCAGAGTCTCGGACGAGAAGAGCGGACGCGTCCGcctcaacatcaacaatggagACAAGAAGGGAGTGCAGCTGCAG ACACACCCTAATGTGGACAAGAAGCTGTTCACGTCAGAGTCGGTGATAGGCCTGAAGAACCCCGACAAGTCCTTCCCCATTAACAACGACGTGGGCGTGCTCAAGTGGAGGCTACAGACCACGGACGAGGCCCTCATCCCACTAACGA taaACTGCTGGCCTTCTGAGAGTGCCACCGGCTGTGACGTCAACATCGAGTACGAGCTCCAGGAGGAGGCTCTGGAGCTCAACGACGTGGTCATCTGCATCCCCATCCT CCCAGGCGTGGGTTCCCCTGTGATCGGTGACCTGGATGGGGAGTATCGCCATGACAGCCGGCGGAACGTTCTGGAGTGGTGTTTACCCGTGGTAGATGTTAAGAACAAGACTGGAAGCCTGGAGTTCAGTGTGGCCGGCCAGCCCAACGACTTCTTCCCCATCACCGTCTCCTTCGTATCCAAGGGCAACTACTGCGACATCCAA gTCACCAAAGTGTCCCAGGTGGACGGAGAAAGCCCTGTCAGGTTCTCATCAGAGACGTCCTTCCTGGTTGACAAGTACGAAATCCTGTAA
- the LOC124467928 gene encoding porphobilinogen deaminase-like isoform X1 — protein MEEGPYKCIRGGNGRVSRVIRMGTRKSQLARIQTDYVAEKLKTLYPDVHLEIVAMSTIGDKILDTALSKIGEKSLFTKELENALEKNEVDIVVHSLKDLPTTLPPGFTIGAVLQRENPHDAVVLHPKNAGLTLDALPSESVIGTSSLRRAAQLKKRFPHLEFKDIRGNLNTRLKKLDEKEDYAAIILAAAGLKRMGWEGRISQILGPDDCMYAVGQGALAVEVRARDSDILEMVSTLHHPDTVLRCIAERAFLKHLEGGCSVPVAVHTEIKDLMLSMTGAVFSLDGADSLKEDMQTSVDTGNQVEEPADTQHVGVTARNMPQSSQDAAEKLGVDLATLLLSKGAMDILTTARLLNDAR, from the exons ATGGAGGAAGGACCCTATAAGTGTATTCGA GGTGGAAATGGCAGAGTGAGTCGAGTCATCAGAATGGGGACCAGGAAGAGCCAG CTGGCCCGCATCCAGACAGACTATGTGGCTGAAAAACTCAAGACTCTGTATCCAGATGTCCATCTAGAAATAG TTGCCATGTCCACAATTGGTGACAAAATCCTGGACACTGCTTTATCAAAG ATTGGAGAGAAAAGTCTTTTTACTAAAGAGCTGGAGAATGCTTTGGAGAAGAATGA GGTAGACATTGTAGTGCACTCTTTGAAAGATCTTCCAACTACTCTGCCACCAGGGTTTACTATTGGAGCTGTGCTTCA ACGTGAAAATCCCCATGATGCAGTGGTGCTTCATCCAAAGAATGCTGGACTCACTCTGGACGCCTTGCCAAGTGAGAG TGTGATTGGGACAAGCTCCCTGCGCCGGGCTGCCCAACTGAAGAAGAGGTTTCCCCACCTGGAGTTTAAGGACATT CGAGGTAACCTCAACACTCGTCTTAAGAAGCTGGATGAGAAGGAAGACTATGCTGCCATCATcctagcagcagcaggtctgaaGAGGATGGGCTGGGAGGGACGAATCAGTCAG ATTCTGGGACCTGATGACTGTATGTATGCTGTTGGCCAG GGGGCCCTGGCCGTAGAGGTGCGGGCGCGGGATAGTGACATCTTGGAGATGGTTTCCACCCTGCACCACCCAGATACAGTGCTCCGCTGCATTGCAGAGCGTGCCTTCCTCAAACACCTG GAGGGAGGTTGCAGCGTACCAGTTGCCGTTCACACGGAAATAAAGGATTTAATG CTCTCTATGACTGGGGCGGTGTTTAGCTTGGATGGTGCAGACAGCTTGAAGGAGGACATGCAGACCAGTGTGGACACTGGGAACCAG gttgaAGAGCCAGCGGACACCCAGCATGTTGGGGTAACAGCCCGAAACATGCCACAGTCTTCCCAGGATGCAGCAGAGAAGCTGGGAGTTGACCTGGCTACTCTCCTGCTCAGTAAAGGAGCCATGGACATTCTGACTACTGCTCGGCTGCTCAATGATGCCCGTTGA